Proteins encoded in a region of the Oenanthe melanoleuca isolate GR-GAL-2019-014 chromosome 27, OMel1.0, whole genome shotgun sequence genome:
- the RPRML gene encoding reprimo-like protein, with translation MNGSIFNQTLLEQAADPNRTQGLGMLMACCNGTSTVLMATDGGSLVLAPDERSLFITRVVQIAVLCVLSLTVMFGIFFLGCNLLIKSESMINFLVKDRRPSKDVGAAIMGLY, from the coding sequence ATGAATGGATCCATTTTCAACCAGACactcctggagcaggcagctgacCCCAACAGGACTCAAGGCTTGGGGATGCTTATGGCCTGCTGCAATGGGACCAGCACAGTGCTGATGGCGACTGATGGCGGCTCCTTGGTCCTGGCACCGGACGAGAGGAGCCTTTTCATCACGAGGGTGGTGCAGATTGCTGTCCTCTGCGTCCTCTCCTTGACTGTGATGTTTGGCATCTTCTTTTTGGGCTGCAACTTGCTTATCAAGTCAGAGAGCATGATTAACTTCCTGGTGAAGGACCGAAGACCTTCCAAGGACGTGGGTGCTGCAATCATGGGACTTTACTGA